Proteins co-encoded in one Candidatus Rokuibacteriota bacterium genomic window:
- a CDS encoding ketoacyl-ACP synthase III, with product MKRAKIIGVGAYAPQRVLTNDDLQKMVETSDEWIVQRTGIRERRIADPSEATSDLALRAAQQALERAKVEPGEIDLIIVGTTTGDMAFPTVGNIIQHRLGCRNAGSTDVYAACTGSIYSLSIGSQYIQTGKYHTVLCIGAECLSRITDYTDRGTCILLADAAGAAVLRASDDESGILDTDLYSDGRYWELLYQPAGGSRNPATHETVDKRMHYAKMKGNELFKVAVRMFEDCAKRILQRNGLTADDLTIFVPHQANLRIIEAAAKRLKLPMDRVFVNVDRYGNTGAASVYVAMEEAWATKRLSAGDLVLLAAFGGGFTWGAALIRW from the coding sequence ATGAAGCGCGCGAAGATCATCGGCGTCGGCGCGTACGCTCCCCAGCGGGTCCTGACCAATGACGATCTCCAGAAGATGGTCGAGACCTCGGACGAGTGGATCGTCCAGCGCACGGGTATCCGGGAGCGGCGGATCGCCGACCCGAGCGAGGCCACGTCCGACCTCGCCCTCCGCGCCGCGCAGCAGGCGCTCGAGCGGGCCAAGGTGGAGCCGGGCGAGATCGACCTCATCATCGTCGGCACGACGACGGGGGACATGGCCTTCCCCACGGTGGGAAACATCATCCAGCACCGGCTCGGCTGCCGGAACGCCGGCTCCACGGACGTGTACGCGGCGTGCACCGGCTCCATCTACAGCCTCTCCATCGGCTCGCAGTACATCCAGACGGGCAAGTACCACACCGTCCTCTGCATCGGGGCCGAGTGCCTGTCGCGCATCACCGACTACACCGACCGGGGGACGTGCATCCTGCTGGCCGATGCCGCCGGCGCGGCCGTGCTGCGCGCTTCCGACGACGAGTCCGGCATCCTCGACACCGATCTCTACTCGGACGGCCGCTACTGGGAGCTGCTCTACCAGCCCGCGGGGGGCTCGCGCAACCCCGCCACCCACGAGACGGTGGACAAGCGGATGCACTACGCGAAGATGAAGGGCAACGAGCTGTTCAAGGTGGCGGTCAGGATGTTCGAGGACTGCGCGAAGCGGATCCTCCAGCGGAACGGCCTAACCGCCGACGACCTGACGATCTTCGTCCCCCACCAGGCCAATCTGCGCATCATCGAGGCGGCGGCGAAGCGGCTCAAGCTGCCCATGGACCGCGTGTTCGTGAACGTGGATCGCTACGGCAACACGGGCGCGGCGTCGGTCTACGTCGCCATGGAGGAGGCGTGGGCGACGAAGCGCCTGAGCGCGGGGGACCTGGTCCTGCTGGCGGCCTTTGGCGGCGGCTTCACCTGGGGTGCCGCCCTGATCCGGTGGTGA
- the fabD gene encoding ACP S-malonyltransferase: MKIAFLFPGQGSQAVGMGRELAAASRAAAAVFQEADEALAFSLSRLCFEGPEADPALTANTQPAVLTASVAAAAALAERGVTPQLAAGHSLGEYSALVVAGALRFPDAVRLVRKRGEFMQEAVPVGMGAMAALLGVELSVAEEVCAEAARGEVVGVANINSPGQIVIAGHRTAVERAVSAAAARGGKKSVMLPVSAPFHSALMKPAADRLAAELDAVRVTAPRIPVVRNVDAGVTAAADQVRPFLVRQVQSPVRWTECLERLAREGATAFVEVGPGRVLTGLLKRTLDGTRGLAVEDPASLEKAVAALTKVGEAQPQASRAEMETPRAERGGEAQPAVRGAAAGEPSRMDQEARSAPSRAEMEIPRAERGGEARA, translated from the coding sequence GTGAAGATCGCCTTCCTTTTCCCCGGTCAGGGCTCCCAGGCCGTCGGGATGGGCCGGGAGCTGGCGGCCGCCTCGCGCGCGGCAGCCGCCGTCTTCCAGGAGGCCGACGAGGCGCTGGCCTTCTCCCTGTCACGGCTCTGCTTCGAGGGGCCGGAGGCTGATCCCGCGCTCACGGCCAACACGCAGCCCGCGGTCCTGACGGCGAGCGTGGCGGCCGCCGCGGCCCTCGCCGAGCGGGGCGTGACGCCGCAGCTGGCCGCCGGGCACAGCCTCGGCGAGTACTCGGCGCTGGTCGTGGCGGGGGCGCTCCGGTTCCCGGACGCGGTGCGGCTGGTACGCAAGCGCGGCGAGTTCATGCAGGAGGCGGTGCCCGTGGGCATGGGGGCCATGGCCGCGCTCCTGGGGGTCGAGCTGTCCGTGGCGGAGGAGGTGTGCGCCGAGGCCGCCCGGGGCGAGGTGGTCGGAGTGGCCAACATCAACTCCCCGGGGCAGATCGTCATCGCCGGGCACCGGACCGCGGTGGAGCGGGCCGTGAGCGCCGCCGCCGCCCGGGGCGGGAAGAAGAGCGTGATGCTCCCCGTCAGCGCGCCGTTCCACTCGGCGCTCATGAAGCCGGCCGCCGACCGGCTCGCAGCCGAGCTGGACGCGGTGCGCGTCACTGCGCCGAGGATCCCCGTGGTGCGCAACGTGGACGCGGGCGTCACGGCCGCGGCCGACCAGGTCCGGCCTTTCCTCGTCCGGCAGGTGCAGAGCCCGGTGCGCTGGACGGAGTGCCTCGAGCGCCTGGCCCGCGAGGGCGCCACCGCCTTCGTCGAGGTGGGCCCGGGGCGTGTGCTCACCGGGCTCCTGAAGAGGACCCTGGACGGGACGCGGGGGCTCGCGGTCGAAGATCCCGCCTCGCTCGAGAAGGCGGTCGCCGCCCTGACCAAGGTTGGCGAGGCGCAGCCGCAGGCGAGCCGAGCGGAGATGGAGACCCCCCGAGCGGAGCGAGGCGGCGAGGCGCAGCCGGCAGTGCGAGGCGCAGCCGCAGGCGAGCCGAGCCGGATGGATCAGGAAGCGCGAAGCGCGCCGAGCCGAGCGGAGATGGAGATCCCCCGAGCGGAGCGAGGCGGCGAGGCGCGCGCGTGA